The Gossypium raimondii isolate GPD5lz chromosome 2, ASM2569854v1, whole genome shotgun sequence genome segment aaaaaaaaggaaaaggaatcaACTCACCTGAATCGGCCTCTGAATCCGTCATCGTCATCGGCCCTTCACCGTCGCCAGACGCGAATTAAGGAGGGGGCAGAGGCTTTCCATTTTCTCCTCGTTTCCCCGTTTTGGGGCCTTGGTCTCTAAACGCGCTCCAAAGCGTTGGTGGGAGACGCCCTCGCATGGCTCCGGCCACCGGGCGGTGGGGAGGCATGACAGCGGTGGGGAGGCTtggaaccctagcagagaaaggGGACCtcccttttaaattatttttttttgtgttctttgaCAACAAATGAAACAgcagaaaaaaggaaaaatttttagttttatagtaattaaaacggcgccgtttgaagGAGGTGACCTGCGCCTCTttgccctaatgggtaatttGCGCATTCGGTCCCTCCATCTGGCGCTGAGGTGCAACCTgacctttttattattttcaattttggccACGAATTTTCGCgtctgtttcaatttggtccttggACCACCTGCAGCCCCTCGATTAAAACGATGTGCTTTAGGGCCGGGAACATTTCCCATTCAGTCCCTATCTTCTGAAGTGCGTCCCAATTCGGTCCTGAACCaccctcttttatttatttgcgattGAAACCCTGGATTTTGGGCCCGATTTCAATTTTGtcctatttcatttaattaatttattattctttattatttttttaaaaaaattgttattaattaatttatttgttatttaaaaaaaagctcttcttttattattatgcattttaagttatatatatatattatttattttaaatgtttcacttaatgtttatttaaatattttatttgcattatttgtttctttaaactaccatatgtatatatattgtcctttaaccctttttattttatttttaattttttatcttttattttaataaagaaaaagatactgtttttttatttactttatttattcattttaaactaTGTTAGTATTATTCTTTCTTGGTTTCATATATTGTTTGTTTGGAGTATTTTGTCATTCATCTCGATTTGATTTCCTAAATTATTTGTCTTAGACTATTAGCTATGTAaaaaatttctatcattttgtttcatttactCGGATTATTAATATTGGTATGTTAAAGTGATGCATGTggtataatttttatcattatgtatgtgtaatttgtttatttgttttcacATTATTGCCATTAAGtgtattaattcatttattcGTATTTTCGTGCTATGGTAATTCATTTGTGTACACTGCTGTTCGAAAATTTGTTTCTCCATGTTGTAAATCGTCATTCCATCAACGTAATCCCTTTTTCACACACTATTTCAAACGTTACATTTATTCTTACCCAAacgtacaaaaataaaaatttctaaaataaggCAATACTTTGCATTTAggaaattcgagaaattgtaccctaatttactgggtctcgattttctcgttaaacctaaatagcaaaatatcctttaaatttctaaaacataaaatttcaaaaataaaggtaatattctatatttagaaaattagaaatcgtgccctaacttatcgggcttcgatttttctcgttgattctaaataactgaatatccttttaaaattaaaataaatgaggtttaaatgaaaataaaagtcaAACTTACTCTCAAAATACAAGATGTCGGTCCTAACTTCttggatgtgacatcttgttactcgagataaggaggcatttttcacttttgatttattaaagcattttaaaattacaatattcattttctttaaaatttcaatttaatctatgccatataatatttggtaattaatttaatggttaaattaacaattttagtaAAAGGACCTTATTGATATAACCACAATAGTTTGAAGATGTATTGAGTGTTTTAAAGTTTGGGGACCAATTTAGAATAAAGGTTCTAGGTTGAgaatatatggtaaaattaacTCTTAAATGTATTAACCTTCTAAAACAATTGaagtatatttaatattattgatttgatgtgtttatttatttaatttatttttattcaagatctaaactattttttattttagtttcagTAGATATTACATATGGggtattattattagtttcaaaacttacgtttaatattcttaatatgatgtaattacttatttaaattttattttactttcaatttaaactaatttttattttaactttgtaCATGTTGCTATTAGTTTCAAACCTtacgtttcattatttattatacattattttttaacacataCGCGTGTTCTAAATGCACAGCTTTCTATGCACATACATGTTCTAGGATATTATAATCGTATTTAAATATATCGTGtcttatttattatgttttaaagtttattaaatgtattttatttataattttatattatgtttaaagttgGGTGAAAGTACCTTTAAAGTCCCTATATTATAGAGTTTGGATCAAATTAAGCCCTCTATGATTAAATAGATCAATTCAATTATTCTAcgattaaaaagaatcaaataaggccaaattggaacaaatttataatttatttttaaaaatgacataaaaataattttttttcatttatagttcatcttgaaacaaaaaaattttcatctatAAAATCATAAGAAGCTTTCAAAATATAACTTTGTTAAATAGTAAATGACAtcttttaaacaataaatgttaattatGTTCCAATTTGGccttattcaattttttaatagtacaaagactaaattgatccatttaatagtagagggactaattCGATACGACCCCTATGATAGAGGGACCTGCTAGATACATTTAGCTTTAAAGTTGTGACTTAGCGAGACTATTTCGAAAACTAGTATCCtttaaaataatgtttctaTTCCACGATCTAACTTGATTAATTAGTTAACATGACCCGTCAACTGACAATATACTAGTGTCATAGATAAATGATAGAAATATTCattccaataaaaaaattaattttgaaaatgataaatacaCAATAGTTACttatatttaatagaaaatttattgaattactttttttcttttaagattatACCATCCTTTTAAGGTAGTAGCTGAGCTAAAGGGTTGGCAAGGCCCTGCCCCTTACAGtgggaaaattttcatttaggctctttataatttataaaattttaaattagtaatgataaaattacactttgtccccttaaaatgataaaaaattgattaattctttaaaaattataaagatatagattattaaaatagtgaaattacatttttactatcataaaataaacaatttaattccacCCCGAAAAACTTTTCTATTTCCACCACtgctttatatttaaattaattacttcCTTTTAAGAGCTTGAACTAGAATGTCACATTATTCtcgatataatttttttttttacttttagatttataatattttatatttaatagtatattttatttcaaatgtttcatatttacacttcaAATGTTTCATATTCATACACTTCTCGATATAATCTATGCCAGCCCATGAACAACAATCAACGCTTAATTGAGGATTCCAATTATCAACCTTAGGGTAAGCACACAAACCAGCAACAAATGCTTGCTTCTCGATGATGCAGCAAAGCAAGACGCTCATCGCTGTGACAAAGTACTGCAGGCTGCTTGGACAAGAAAGAAAAGGCAGTAAATTGGAAAGAGTAATATTGAAAAGAAAGCATGCAAATGCAAAAGAGTAATATATAGATGTTAAAGTGTAATAAACGACAATAGTAGACAAAATTAGAGTAAAATTCTTTTTTACTTTGGGGTGCCGGCaccagaaattaaaaaatatattttttttattgtaaaagggTTGTTGACTACTTAAGTGCcgacattaaaaataaaaaaaataaaaatgggtgtCGATCATCTGCTACACGGTAACACGACAccaaagaataaatttttttttaaaacctagTATTACatgtattatataaaatacttatGAAAAAAATACACATGAGTGTCGGCCATTGTCGacacccaaaaaatatttttttaatcacaGTTTCAATCATCATGTTGTTATTTGGGGATTGGGGACATGGGTGTCGGCCATGAGGGTGCCATAACCCTAGGACATTGTTCCTTTCAAGTTATTCCCGTAAATGTTTTGgaaccaaagtcatttttataaatgtttaattgttttgggttattttatcaaaataaccCATTTTTGTGGAACCATGTAAGAAACATAGAAGGCAAAAAAGGAACAACAAAATCCCATTGCACATAGAATATTTTACCAAACTAAcccaaaacaattaaatatttataaaaatagctcaagttataaaatatttacaagacTGACTTGAAAGCAACATTGTCTGGGGGTTATGGCACCCTCATGGTCGACACCAATGTCATCaatccttaaaaaattttaaggtgtCGACCGACACCTATATGTATTTTTTCACCCTTATTTTGTACAATACATATAATATccccattttaatttttttggtgccGGCACTATGTTGGTTAGTActcgtttttagtaaaaaactGTGATAAGCTTGCAAGAGAGATATTATTAGATAAAGCAAAGATTGATCgaatgaaaaggactaaaataccaaaagacgcaatttttagaaaaaaaattacataaataggcagaaattttgaaaatttataggAATAGGCcgatttttgtaaaatgattgCGTTTTCAGGGGAAACCCAAAAAAAATGCTTCCAAAAGTGTCTTTAGCATATTGACAGAAAAACGCTTCCAGCTGAAAGCATTTTTGCCACATCAACACTAAAAGTGGAAgcaccaattttttatttattttggtgccacctattaatgtgaaaataaaacttacaaaacatGCCTTTATATAGACCCAAAGTCTCATTTCCCCTTCTTTTTAAAGTAATGTGAGATATGAGACATGTAGACTCATAAATAGATTTGCAGCTTGTTCCtaaattgtgatatatatatatatatatatatagataatgtgtatatatagaaTCATGAATAGGGGTCTTCCACCACTTTgcctaaataattattttatgtagataaaaactcaaattatttaatttaaatctttttttttcgcCAATTTCACAGTTccaaattgtttaaaataataatatgtatggACAAAAGCAAAGATAGTAGGAGGGCCATACTCTTCCAAATTCTTTAGGATTTGGAGTAGCATGGCCCTCCTACTATCTTTGTTTTCGTccatacatattattattttttgttaaaatagatTGAAGTCCCTGTATTCTTGATAAGTTTGGAATTTAggccttttatttttatttcaaataatttagtttctctatttttttaatttaaaaatacaagtctaattgttaacattgttaaaatcattttgttaaatttattggtgtgacTACGTGACACCTTATACCCAACCCAATTGTTGGATCCGAATATAAAATGCCACATTCCATTGTCGAAGCAACTTACTTTtctattttactcttttttttaaaaggaaacgtagtggtaaaattattttacaaaaatttcgGCAACATTTCTACCTATTTTGCATAAAACCCATTGCAAAATTTAGATTTCACAAAATATCCACATTCAAATAATCTCCCAAATCAATTCACAAAACTTTGATTTCTCAAAACATATCCATAAACTAGATTTCTACACTTTAATGTTTCATCAAAACATTAGTTATAAAGTACTagcaaagaaaatataataaaaatatttaaattttgtttacgacataatattatatatatacaagcctAGATACATGCCATTTACATCAATTATAAAGTAAACTTTTCACCAACATTATTTGAGCCGAGCTTCGGTTCTTCGGATGCTGCTGGAACAACCTAACGAATCTAActacctgcgcacggaaaaatAGACAAATTGTAGGCTGAGCAATTTTTATGCTCAGTGATGctaatatcatataaattattacataagtattgaacataaattaattgatagaaataaattaaaacataattataaatatcattaaaacataattataaatatcattaataacatcacaataaaagaaagttttaatagtaataaactttaatattacgATATTGACAAAtcgaataaagaaaataagtttgtttaatctaattcaaaatcgtgtaattaatttaattctcacaatatggaaatttaaataaattcaacttgtgtttttacttttctttcaatttagaccCTGTCCTAAAGTTTAGTGACAAGTGATAATAGTAACATGCTTTAATCTcgttcttaatgcatttttggatgattatttgatgtaaaaTAGTGAATATTATgttcctaatcctttaaattcatgtttctatatttaggagagcatttgggagcaaaaggagtgaaaaacgaacgaaaattgaaaaattggaGCAAGGTAAAGGAGCCACACCGGCTgggcacacggttgtgtgagCCATATGGGGATGTGCTAGATTGTGTGGAAATTGTGAGCTGCACTCCGGAAAcgtaaaaaaacataattttaaggtttttgggCATTCTAAGACCTATATATGACAAAGATAAGAAGAGATGAGGGAACTATCATAGAATactgaagaaaacaactcgaaaaatgCCATTGAAGCTGACTCTGAAGCAGATtttcatcaagattgaagatctccttttgattCCTTgaacaacagtggaatagattgaagatttcagatcttatctccctaagcagtagtggagcagatcgaagattgcggattttacctccctgtggttatagtggagtacattaaagccagtaattctacttccctggacaacaatgaaataaattgaaaatttcagatcttatctccctaagcaatagtggagcagatcgaagatggcggattttacctccctgtggttatagtggagtacattgaagccagtaattctacttccctggacaacagtggaatagattgaagatttcagatcttatctcctaagcgatgagtggagcggatcgaagatggcggattttacctcccgtggttatagtggagtacattgaagccgataattctacttccacggacaacgatggaatagattgaagatttcagatcttatctcctaagcggtagtggagcagatcgaagatggcggattttacctccccgtggttatagtggagtacattgaagccgataattctacttccacggacaacgatggaatagattgaagatttcagatcttatctcctaagcagtagtggagcagatcgaagatggcggattttacctccctgtggttatagtggagtacattgaagccagtaattctatttCTCtaggcaacagtggaatagattgaagatttcagattttatctccctaagcaatagtggagtagatcgaagatggcagattttacctccctgtggttacagtgcagtacattgaagccagtaattctacttccctgggcaacggtggaatagattgaagattgcaagtcttatctccctgcagttgcagtggaatagattgaagcactagctcctatacttctgaagatgcagtggagcggattaaaaccttgaaaaagaagaagaagaagagtaccaagATCCAGCACGACCGGACAAAATCGGGCATtcttaaagtctttgctctgttcctgttacacgacaacgagcaaagaggggcagctgtaatacccgattttggcccgAGTAAAAGGCCCAAACCGATTTAAAATAGTGGCACAATTTCGAATATGGCCCAAATACAGTGGTCCAAAACGGATgaggaaaccctagggtttctgaggaTCAACAATACCATAAAGCCACCTCCACGCGATCTCCACCTTGcagaagaaaggaaataaacaacaatggcaagaaaaatcaagaaaattacaatgatttgtttctttgttttgtatttttattatggctataaaaagccattgaGATACTGTATGAAAAAGGGTGAAGGGgatacaaagaaaaagagagaaaacagatacaataattttttgaatacaaaggtttctttttttttattttcgttctaCATTATTGGCGTTCATCATTCTTTTACtatctatattttttcttttttcttttatttttatagtttgctTAAACTAATAAAGAGGAAGAGAACGGGAAACTTACCTTTTCTGCCGGAACCACCGAGTTGTTGCCATCTCCATCGTAATCGGAGCTTTGGCACAAGGTGGCGTGGCACTCAAGGGTTGATGAAACCCTAAAAGCCATTTCATATCTTGCTTGAGAAAGGGGAAACAAAATTGTTTCCTTAAATTTGgcttttttaaacttaaaagaagCGAAGCAGTGCCATCCATGGGGTCCACGATTTCCACCCTAAGTGGGAAATTTGCACATTTAGACCTCCTCTTTTGCGACATGTTTGGATTAAACCTATTGTTCcttttaatttggcccaaatGTTTCGCCTTTGTTCATTTCATTATATCGCTGCACAACCGTTTTGGGGAGGCGAATTATTTCGATTTGGCCCTCCATGTAATTCGCATGTCGCGATTTGGcccattattttgattaaatttcatttatttcttgttattGTAGTTTTTAACTATTTGGTTTTTTGCAATTTcgctttttttaatttattttctccttattattattattattattattattattattattattattattattattattattattattattattacttagtattattattggtattgtaattattattttggtttttttgcaatttcgctttttttaatttattttctccttattattattattattattattattattattattattattattattattattattattattattattatcattattattattattacttagtattattattggtattgtaattattatttttatgtacatacaaacattttcataatatatatatacacttttaaaacttgtttttttttaactttgtaaatatgtaaatacgTATGCttctatacatttttatatatatattattcttcataattttttaaattaatagttttctcatatttatataattatgcatgtttatttattttgataatgtagatattatttaattatttttaatatattttatattttcatatatatatatatatatatatcgtcGTTTTTTTACTTTCgaaaatgcttaaatacatgcttatatttttaacacgtattttataatttacatatacatatttatttatttatttatttatttttaatatgttatgacttttgtatatataagttttataacccaaaattttatttgtaaatcatatgtattttctttaaaatttctatgTGTAGATTATAtacattcttttctttatttattttgcttgttttCTTCATTCGCTActtaattgtgtttacatttatattttttatttaatattttgcatgtcatgaaatattgcttttatatatattcatttcgtttatttatttgtttatattatttttatgctattgatgtatttattattgttttatttattactatagCATTTGTACgtataatataacattacatcatcttttactcaaatttaaaaatagaaaattttcaaaatagagataatactcgtatttaggattttcaagaaaattgagccctaacgtattgggttccgattttcttcgttaaatctaacgatcgagcatttctctttaatcaaaaaaataagaactcattattgggaattcaacacgttgtgtcctaacgtattggatgtgacgcattgatttctcgaaatgaagatttttctctaaaaaataataaaggaaatattccgagagtttgagattttaaaggaattgtgccctaacgtattgggccgcaatttcttaaatcttggataaatggatattcttttaaatttttttcattatacgagtattctgacctaattcattttggaggaaattagaatgttgtgccctaacgcattgggtgtgtcattttttcttctctgaaatgataagggtcttaatacgtaacgttttaagtttttttgttaaggattatattttgcaaattctcgacattaagacattaattaattaactaggtaccaattttgggcgtaatgagggtgctaatccttcctcatacgtaaccgactcccgaacctgtttttctaaaattcgtagaccaaagtcgtttttaggtgacccaatcacaccttaataaaaggttggtggcgactcccaatttttattttttaaagtcgacaacctaaaacttttatttttcaaaaatatggtTTCGACATTAATCATTGTGAATTTCAAAAGTAAACAACTAaggataatttaaaattttttattgccAATACGAGAAGGGGTTGTATGAACTGCGATTTccttatatttatctaattgcATAATGataaatcagattttttctcttgatttttaattattttcttcctaacaaaaatcaaatccaattaaaaatgctaaaattaagaaaaaaatctaatttataattGTCCTATTGAAAAGAGATAAAGATGACatgaaatcattattttatactatccttccTCTTGCGAATGCAGTAACCTATCAAAATTCTTGAGAAGCAGCTGATATTTTCTCAGCCTCGTCCATGACAATTATTTTGCACCACAATTGCCAACAGCGTTATCCTGTTTTTCTTTATACCCGCCACAAGTTAGGAAGGAATACTCATATATAGTATCTTCAATTTTCACCGAGTTCAATATAACCTTTGTCAACACCGAGTTCAATCATAGACGGTTGATACGGTCTAGAGGGGAAGAAGCTGTTAAGGGTCTGCCTGATTTCCGGTTCGAAGCCATACCCGATGGGCTACCACCTTCCAATTCCGATTCGACTCAGTACGTTCCAGCAATATGCGATTCCACACGAAAAAATTGTTTGGCTCCATTCTTGGAGCTACTATCTAAGCTTAATTCCTCACCCCAACTGCCCCCTGTTACTTGCATAGTTTGTGATGGAATCATGAACTGTGGTACCAAGGCAGCTCAACTCATTGGGGTGCCTTATGTTCAACTCTGGACTTCTTCAACCGTTAGCTTTCTGGGATTTCTGCACTACAAAGAACTAGCTCAAAGAGGCATTATTCCATTCAAAGGttacaaattttatgttttctttgtgCTTTATGTTCATTCATAATAATCTCTTTGAGGTTCTATGTGTTACACGTACGTCCATGCATATTTTTTGcatattgaaacaaaaatatgcgttttattttccttgtagATGAAGGCTTTGTTAGCGATGGGACACTTGAGATGCCCATTGATTGGATCCCTGGTATGCCTAACATGCGCCTCAAGGACCTTCCAAGCTTTATAAGAACCACCGATCCCGACGACATCATGTGGAATTATGCCATGGAAGTATCACAAGAATGCTTAAAATCTTCTTCAATAATCTTTAACACATTCGATGAGTTCGAGAAAGAAGTGCTACAAGTAATTGCTTCCAAGTCCCCTAATATTTATGCAATTGGTCCACTCACCTCCCTAACTAGGAACCTACTTGAAATCCAACATAACTCACTAAATTCAAGCCTATGGAAGGATAATACGAGTTGCATCGAATGGCTTAACACAATGAAACCCAAGTCAGTGGTGTATGTGAATTATGGGAGTGTAGCAGTGATGTCGAACCATCATTTGGAAGAATTTGCTTGGGGACTTGCAAATAGTAAATACCCATTTTTATGGGTAGTTAGGCCTGACGTTGTGATGGGAGAATCGGCTGTTTTTCCAAGAGAATTCATGGAGGCAATAAAAGGAAGGGGCCTCATAACAAGCTGGTGTCCCCAACAAGTTTTGTCCCACCCAACGGTTGGCATTTTCTTGACACATTGCGGATGGAATTCTCTGTTGGAAGCTGTATCCGAAGGTGTGCCTTTAATTTATTGGCCTTTCTTTGGTGATCAACAAATGAATTGTCGATATTCGTGCACCACATGGGGCAATGGAATGGAAATCAACCCTGACGTAAAGCGTAAGGATGTGGAGGCTCTTGTTAAAGAGATAATGGAAGGAGATAATGGGCAAAGGATAAGGCAAAAGGCATTGGAATGGAAGAGAAAAGCTAAATCTGCCATTAGTGTTGGAGGATCTTCTGTTACCAACTTTGATAGAATGATCAAGGAGGCCTTACGTCAAGGTTGAACATTAAAATCAGAAAAATTGTTGTGTTGAATGTTGTGTatgtactttttttaatttttataatacacTATTAATAAATTGGTTAATATTGTGTACATTGgtaatatactttttttaattccataagtaaacttaaaaaattgttatgtatctaatttattttataaatttatttttaatattttattatattttatagaacACTTATAATCACTCTAACCCTACTTTGTAAATTGTAGATCATAGAATCGAATTTGCCTTATTATCTCACCTGTAACTTTTATTGCCTcacctttatttttaatttttcttttttcttagtttttcttttggttCAAAGAAGAAACCAAACATCATATAGTTCCCCATGTAGAGAGGGAAACAGATACAATATAAATTAACACATGAACTTACTTAAATATGATTCTAAgattaatctataattttttcTGCTTTTAGAttctgattgatttaattcttgatccatataatttacaatgggaaaattttcatttaggctatttataatttataaaaatttaaattagtaatgataaaattacactttggccccttaaaaatgataaaaatttgattaattctttgaaaattataaagatatagactattaaaatggtgaaattacatttttactatcataaaatatacaatttaattccatacTGAAAAACTTTTCTATT includes the following:
- the LOC105787787 gene encoding linamarin synthase 2-like, translating into LSLVHDNYFAPQLPTALSCFSLYPPQVRKEYSYIVSSIFTEFNITFVNTEFNHRRLIRSRGEEAVKGLPDFRFEAIPDGLPPSNSDSTQYVPAICDSTRKNCLAPFLELLSKLNSSPQLPPVTCIVCDGIMNCGTKAAQLIGVPYVQLWTSSTVSFLGFLHYKELAQRGIIPFKDEGFVSDGTLEMPIDWIPGMPNMRLKDLPSFIRTTDPDDIMWNYAMEVSQECLKSSSIIFNTFDEFEKEVLQVIASKSPNIYAIGPLTSLTRNLLEIQHNSLNSSLWKDNTSCIEWLNTMKPKSVVYVNYGSVAVMSNHHLEEFAWGLANSKYPFLWVVRPDVVMGESAVFPREFMEAIKGRGLITSWCPQQVLSHPTVGIFLTHCGWNSLLEAVSEGVPLIYWPFFGDQQMNCRYSCTTWGNGMEINPDVKRKDVEALVKEIMEGDNGQRIRQKALEWKRKAKSAISVGGSSVTNFDRMIKEALRQG